From Drosophila virilis strain 15010-1051.87 chromosome X, Dvir_AGI_RSII-ME, whole genome shotgun sequence, the proteins below share one genomic window:
- the spidey gene encoding very-long-chain 3-oxoacyl-CoA reductase isoform X1: MEEHSRLLSILGGIAMSIVGFQICRKVLPWIYANVLGPRLCGSSVNLAEMGEWAVVTGSTDGIGKAYARELARKGLKLVLISRSLEKLKTVAKEIGDEFGVEVRVIDVDFTGGMEIYEKIRTETAGLDVGVLVNNVGISYSHPEYFLDCYNADPKFLRNIVAANIHSVTHMTALFMPAMVQKRKGVIINLSSTAGVIPNPLLSVYSATKAFVNKFSDDLQTEYKTHGIIIQSVQPGFVATNMSKIRKPSVFAPSPETYVKSALATLGIATQTAGYLPHALLQLVIHFTEAVFGDQFARNEVLKNILGTRKRALRRLAKEQ; the protein is encoded by the exons ATGGAGGAGCACTCGCGTCTATTGAGCATTTTGGGTGGCATTGCCATGAGCATTGTCGGCTTTCAGATTTGCCGCAAGGTCTTGCCCTGGATCTATGCGAATGTGCTGGGACCCAGGCTGTGCGGCTCCTCGGTCAATCTGGCCGAGATGGGCGAATGGGCAG TTGTTACCGGCTCGACGGATGGCATTGGCAAGGCCTACGCCCGGGAG TTGGCACGCAAAGGCCTGAAACTGGTTTTGATTAGTCGCTCGTTGGAAAAGCTGAAGACCGTTGCCAAGGAAATTG GCGATGAGTTTGGCGTGGAGGTGCGCGTCATCGATGTGGACTTCACTGGCGGCATGGAAATCTATGAGAAGATACGCACAGAAACTGCCGGCCTGGATGTGGGTGTGCTGGTGAACAATGTGGGCATCAGCTACAGCCATCCGGAATACTTTCTGGACTGCTACAATGCGGATCCGAAGTTTCTGCGCAACATTGTCGCTGCCAATATACATTCCGTAACGCACATGACCGCCCTCTTTATGCCGGCCATGGTGCAAAAGCGCAAGGGCGTCATCATAAATCTATCATCAACGGCGGGCGTAATACCCAATCCCTTGCTGAGCGTCTACAGCGCCACAAAG GCATTCGTGAACAAGTTCAGCGATGATCTGCAGACGGAATATAAAACACATGGCATTATTATACAGAGTGTGCAGCCGGGCTTTGTTGCCACGAACATGTCCAAGATACGTAAGCCGAGCGTGTTTGCGCCCTCGCCCGAAACGTATGTAAAATCTGCATTGGCCACACTCGGCATTGCCACACAAACCGCCGGATATCTACCACATGCATTGCTTCAATTGGTCATACATTTTACAGAGGCCGTGTTCGGTGATCAATTTGCAAGAAACGAAGTTCTTAAGAATATTTTAGGTACACGCAAGCGTGCCCTGCGCCGCCTAGCTAAGGAGCAATAG
- the LOC6634578 gene encoding bifunctional 3'-5' exonuclease/ATP-dependent helicase WRN, with product MLPKPKKYISCLYENFGLSTFKPLQWKIMRALLVQPRGGGDVCAVIATGYGKSLTYQFPAFYLNKVVVVISPLIALMEDQVNALNHKSKTGEPCACLLGTAQEDRAIKERILALHFKLVYATPEYITRGNGLKMLRDLGDNLALIAIDEAHCISKWGHEFRPAYRQLSQLREAVPQVRLLALTGTATLRVRRDICEQLQMRRPLLLCSGLDRPNLELTVRPKGAQLWSDLQPYLSWAEEAAGAVIIYSNTIRDTEHMAQELSRRGKSCHSYHSKLPLELKRSNQQDFASDRVRIMAATTAFGLGIDKPNVRLVVHYGAPSDMERYYQEIGRAGRDGLTAKCVLFWGDTDAATHQRLQQSQPLTAQRSEELQQLASAMLEYTQTTQCRRQYILRYFDDQATLGALQRRHNCCDNCRKARHPQAVPPLEPGQLDVSRESQLLLGMLRDVNGRVGLARLTLALRGSSSKRVHSDCRRHENFGSGAHRSSVWYRALAEQLKATGYIKDEYQRGSKSAFGFLMPQVTLKGCCWLDEEPAHRGPIHILPGSRLDRLTRQRQKCHKKPSKASLDWGSDIDLDDLDETAASAEQTLSSSNDSVWGPDLDWIDFQQIDEAVAAQSNCIAPTAPVHNSPAAPAQNELESLLADCQKILREEQEESTCTLKARKRVWQYLEGSYQRQPLIPKYKYGSRPTKSN from the coding sequence ATGCTGCCCAAGCCAAAGAAGTACATAAGCTGTCTGTATGAAAATTTCGGCCTGAGCACGTTCAAGCCGCTGCAATGGAAGATAATGCGCGCCCTGCTAGTCCAGCCCCGCGGGGGCGGGGATGTGTGCGCGGTAATAGCCACCGGCTATGGCAAATCGCTGACCTATCAGTTTCCCGCCTTTTATCTGAACAAGGTGGTTGTGGTCATTTCGCCGCTAATCGCGCTGATGGAGGACCAGGTGAACGCGCTGAATCACAAATCGAAGACGGGTGAGCCGTGCGCCTGTCTGCTGGGCACCGCCCAGGAGGATCGCGCCATTAAGGAGCGCATTCTGGCGCTGCACTTCAAATTGGTGTACGCCACGCCGGAGTACATAACCCGCGGCAATGGGCTGAAAATGCTACGCGATCTGGGCGACAATCTGGCGCTGATTGCCATCGATGAGGCGCACTGCATCTCGAAGTGGGGTCATGAGTTTCGGCCCGCCTACCGCCAGCTCAGCCAGCTGCGTGAGGCTGTGCCGCAGGTGCGTCTACTGGCGCTGACCGGCACGGCGACGTTGCGTGTGCGCCGCGACATCTGCGAGCAGCTGCAGATGCGccggccgctgctgctgtgcagcGGCCTGGATCGACCCAATCTGGAGCTGACGGTGCGCCCGAAGGGCGCCCAACTCTGGTCCGATTTGCAGCCGTATCTGAGCTGGGCCGAGGAAGCGGCCGGCGCCGTCATCATCTACAGCAACACCATACGCGACACGGAGCACATGGCCCAGGAGCTGAGCCGGCGAGGCAAAAGCTGTCACAGCTACCACAGCAAGCTGCCGCTCGAGCTGAAGCGCAGCAATCAGCAGGACTTTGCCAGCGATCGGGTGCGCATTATGGCGGCAACGACGGCCTTCGGCCTGGGCATAGATAAGCCCAATGTGCGCCTCGTCGTCCACTATGGTGCGCCCAGCGACATGGAGCGCTACTATCAGGAGATCGGTCGCGCCGGCCGTGACGGCCTCACGGCCAAGTGTGTGCTCTTCTGGGGGGACACGGACGCCGCAACGCATCAGCGCCTGCAGCAGAGCCAGCCGTTGACGGCGCAGCGCAgcgaggagctgcagcagctggcgagCGCCATGCTCGAGTACACGCAGACCACACAGTGCCGGCGCCAATATATACTACGCTACTTCGATGACCAGGCCACGCTCGGCGCACTTCAAAGGCGGCACAATTGCTGCGACAATTGCCGCAAGGCGCGACATCCGCAGGCGGTGCCGCCGCTGGAGCCCGGCCAGCTGGACGTGAGCCGTGAGTCGCAGCTGTTGCTGGGCATGCTGCGGGACGTGAACGGCCGCGTGGGCCTGGCCAGGCTGACGCTCGCCCTGCGCGGCTCCAGCAGCAAGCGCGTGCACAGCGATTGCCGCCGCCATGAGAACTTTGGCAGCGGCGCACATCGTTCCAGTGTCTGGTACCGGGCACTGGCCGAGCAGCTGAAGGCGACGGGCTACATCAAGGATGAGTATCAGCGCGGCTCGAAGAGTGCCTTTGGCTTTCTGATGCCGCAGGTGACGCTCAagggctgctgctggctggaCGAGGAGCCCGCGCATCGCGGGCCGATCCACATTCTGCCTGGCTCCCGGCTGGACAGGCTGACCAGGCAGCGGcaaaaatgccacaaaaaacCATCGAAAGCCTCGCTGGACTGGGGCTCCGATATAGATCTAGATGATTTGGATGAGACCGCGGCCAGTGCGGAGCAAACGCTGTCGTCCAGCAACGACTCGGTGTGGGGTCCAGATCTGGACTGGATTGACTTTCAGCAAATCGACGAGGCGGTCGCTGCCCAGTCCAATTGCATAGCCCCAACTGCGCCCGTTCACAACTCACCTGCGGCTCCTGCCCAGAATGAGCTGGAGTCCCTGCTCGCCGACTGCCAGAAGATTTTGCGCGAGGAGCAGGAGGAGAGCACGTGCACGCTCAAGGCACGCAAGCGCGTCTGGCAATACCTGGAGGGCAGCTACCAACGGCAACCCCTCATCCCTAAGTACAAATACGGCTCAAGGCCCACCAAAAGCAACTGA
- the hdm gene encoding protein hold'em, with protein MSESGYRCRPTLRLAEMRPHMTSFACVALIIAKSEPNVFLDKLSSEQRGVICFTLRDTRLHIANCKCWGSKASVEEYTAMLQIGDIVDIVGAKVMAITPPNMPGLCEQQQQQRYQPRGTLSCALVVNEGHGYLVKHNGNDASIVQPLRQLIHVPHKPLSSALKLADVRCAAPGAEQRPAVYVDLLVAVAAVRPVRELKRKLATGVGNATRLLHCLELVVIDISCADGMVFTIWHPDWIRRAQYWQPRKTLLHLIDVRLSHSQFYGCPVLSLASCTLIYEQPLPQSVECQALLTFAASTPLQTYDIFAQTDLEQLPAAEHIQTQMSVRQIYARAEGELQDATSEHFTAVLYALVTKFDLDGLAASISKKCKACNRLIPNSRSDCDNESCLLEFSLGHSGAHFEHFFNINIHLSDQTGTLLETRLSGGVAEHLLGLKADAFPQLPEPKKTELKWRFLLKYFEVKLLVRKPAAMRKNLAVSVVDMELISLAKLIEKISVF; from the exons ATGTCTGAGTCTGGCTATCGATGCAGGCCTACCCTGCGCCTCGCCGAGATGCGGCCCCACATGACGAGCTTTGCCTGCGTGGCGCTGATTATTGCCAAGTCGGAGCCGAATGTGTTTCTGGATAAGCTGAGCAGCGAGCAGCGCGGCGTGATTTGCTTCACGTTGCGCGACACCCGGCTGCACATAGCCAACTGCAAGTGCTGGGGCAGCAAGGCCAGCGTGGAGGAGTACACGGCCATGCTGCAAATAGGCGACATTGTGGACATTGTGGGCGCCAAGGTGATGGCCATAACGCCGCCAAACATGCCCGGACTctgtgagcagcagcagcagcagcgctatCAGCCACGCGGCACGCTGTCCTGTGCGCTGGTCGTCAACGAGGGACACGGCTATCTGGTGAAGCACAACGGCAATGATGCGTCCATTGTGCAGCCGCTGCGTCAACTCATCCATGTGCCGCACAAGCCGCTGAGCAGCGCTCTCAAGCTGGCGGATGTGCGCTGTGCCGCGCCAGGCGCCGAACAGCGGCCGGCTGTCTACGTGGATCTGCTTGTCGCCGTGGCCGCGGTGCGTCCGGTGCGTGAGCTGAAGCGCAAGCTGGCGACAGGAGTTGGCAATGCGACACGGCTGCTGCACTGCCTCGAGCTGGTGGTGATCGATATCAGCTGTGCCGACGGCATGGTATTCACGATCTGGCACCCGGACTGGATACGTCGCGCGCAGTACTGGCAGCCGCGCAAGACGCTGCTGCACCTGATCGATGTGCGGCTCTCGCATTCCCAGTTCTATGGCTGTCCAGTGCTTAGCCTCGCCAGCTGCACACTCATCTAtgagcagccgctgccgcagaGCGTCGAGTGCCAGGCGCTGCTCACGTTCGCCGCCAGCACGCCGCTCCAGACATATGATATATTCGCGCAAACGGACTTGGAGCAGCTGCCAGCGG CCGAGCACATCCAAACGCAGATGAGCGTGCGGCAGATCTACGCGCGCGCCGAGGGCGAGCTGCAGGATGCGACCAGCGAGCACTTTACGGCCGTGCTCTATGCCCTGGTCACCAAGTTCGATCTGGACGGCCTGGCCGCTAGCATCAGCAAGAAATG CAAGGCGTGCAACAGGCTCATCCCGAACAGCCGCAGCGACTGCGACAATGAGAGCTGCCTGCTGGAGTTCTCGTTGGGACACAGCGGCGCACATTTCGAGCACTTCTTCAACATCAACATACACCTGTCCGACCAGACGGGCACGCTGCTCGAGACGCGTCTCAGCGGCGGCGTCGCGGAGCATTTGCTGGGCCTCAAAGCGGACGCCTTTCCGCAGCTGCCCGAGCCCAAGAAGACGGAGCTCAAGTGGCGCTTCCTCTTGAAATACTTTGAGGTCAAATTGCTGGTGAGAAAGCCAGCGGCAATGCGCAAGAATCTGGCTGTTAGCGTGGTGGACATGGAGCTCATTTCGCTGGCGAAGCTCATTGAAAAGATAAGCGTGTTTTAA
- the snz gene encoding sorting nexin-25 has protein sequence MERRRPLFPIEPEPPTTPTQRLTLLATRSLRALQLNWKIIISGIASTLLAVIWYYPTLFLFFAFVIYSLVLVFAAVAGTVYIHYIFTTNEPTKPNRHPSKLLYNATKCNIFDLPNPIKNPSNLPLIFGKTVDLQLQQIIEYVLRDFMVPWLGYVVTKPKLINDVIREDLWNAIQKIHERAAKMDPAKIIAVDMVNRVTVHLEKIRIAESRAAETNSAPVFSTNSYLVDEEKEMEFLRKLCEIMIILLLPRGYSLPPLKVLLSEILSFKIFFPMIKMLTAPDYINQKVVQNIETRLAAAAISKRSYEYAASFEDFLKIINNSGNLEELSLIRKSIVNDLMHATSMQNLQRAKGLDPDTEDHTLTKSELTAAVRLKRYVQQLSLAKGQCEKNLAKFGWNGNYSSDTDLTLMEILNTAVGRRYFTLFLEPLKASALVGFYLAVDEMKHAHKSATHQLGTEIFYTYIRVPKPEIQIDKHERKLIETFVLGDAGPDIFYDIQRNILRTLEDKYYPPFVLSDQYRQLKEALDSNEFNDPTLLMCPTMLGDSNDDEQAIVADGLNGGGGAPAAIDVAAHTSYARRKLEQIQERIDKKNQALDALKYSVKPESKVLQILEKEMDWLKSEKRQTEAHLRRTDAWTEHLGKWKATIQSVEVSDEKESLQFMILVHVDEDINAPPATKNGESSTGRAQRRRPSGISSGWVVMRSLNQVHELQRKLRHVSSNLKSLDLPTNFKFFFLKTDRHAQEKAKGQIQKFLNFILEDDHLNGSEAIYTFLSPSSDHLKQTLPSPKKSKFSLSTLFKSDAAKAHDSSKASDPFWGLQRDDDDMSNYLDGETSTDPKLLADLDSKDSIAEPLYALMGEIFDMGGVFKWLRKSIISFVQITYGRTINRQIRESVTYLFEESMLHNYFSAILKSFWPGGVLASAYPVRSDDMKEMTTNAAKALLTDHIPEVLCNLVGAQAAKRGVLKVFDALQNPAYNKQLFYELLEILMIEFFPEIRQLRVNNSGSGKLNTATAGVAAASAAAALATVAALPLNYNSHNSSSNHAGQHQSSAASSAAGSSTHPKEHYHQPPPQQSPYHQSSGQQTHLHHAHHHPTTHPAHGAAGAK, from the exons ATGGAGCGACGCCGCCCATTGTTTCCCATCGAACCAGAGCCGCCAACAACGCCCACACAGCGCCTAACGCTGCTGGCAACGCG CTCACTACGTGCACTGCAATTAAACTGGAAGATTATCATTTCGGGCATCGCGTCGACGCTTTTGGCCGTTATTTGGTATTATCCAACACTTTTTCTATTCTTCGCGTTCGTCATCTACTCCCTGGTGCTGGTCTTTGCAG CTGTCGCTGGCACCGTCTATATCCATTATATATTTACGACCAATGAGCCCACAAAGCCAAATCGACATCCCTCCAAGCTGCTCTACAATGCCACCAA GTGCAACATCTTCGATTTGCCAAATCCCATTAAGAATCCTTCGAATTTACCCCTAATCTTTGGCAAGACAGTTGATCTGCAGCTACAGCAGATCATCGAGTATGTGCTGCGTGACTTTATGGTGCCCTGGCTGGG ATATGTTGTGACGAAGCCAAAGCTTATCAACGATGTGATACGCGAGGATCTGTGGAATGCCATACAGAAGATACACGAACGTGCCGCCAAAATGGACCCGGCCAAGATCATAGCCGTGGACATGGTCAATCGCGTCACAGTGCATCTCGAAAAGATACGCATTGCCGAGTCGCGCGC GGCCGAAACAAATAGCGCTCCGGTGTTCAGCACCAATTCGTACCTGGTCGATGAGGAAAAGGAAATGGAGTTTCTGCGCAAACTGTGCGAGATAATGATCATACTGCTCCTGCCGCGCGGCTACTCACTGCCGCCGCTCAAGGTGCTGCTCAGCGAGATACTCTCCTTCAAGA TCTTCTTTCCAATGATCAAAATGCTGACCGCACCGGACTATATCAATCAGAAGGTCGTGCAGAACATTGAGACGCgtctggcggcggcggcgatcAGTAAGCGCAGTTACGAGTACGCCGCCAGCTTTGAGGATTTCCTGAAGATCATCAACAATTCGGGCAATTTGGAGGAGCTGTCGCTGATACGCAAAAGCATCGTGAATGATCTGATGCACGCCACCAGCATGCAGAATTTGCAACGTGCCAAAGGCCTCGATCCGGATACCGAGGATCATACGCTGACCAAATCGGAGCTAACCGCCGCGGTGCGGCTGAAGCGTTACGTGCAGCAACTGTCGCTGGCCAAGGGTCAGTGCGAGAAGAATCTGGCCAAGTTTGGCTGGAACGGCAACTACTCCAGCGACACA GATCTAACGCTGATGGAGATACTCAATACGGCCGTGGGACGACGCTATTTCACGCTGTTCCTGGAGCCGCTTAAGGCCAGCGCCCTGGTTGGCTTCTACCTGGCCGTCGACGAGATGAAGCATGCGCACAAATCGGCCACACATCAGCTGGGCACAGAGATCTTTTATACGTACATACGCGTGCCGAAGCCGGAGATACAAATCGATAAGCATGAGCGCAAGCTCATCGAGACCTTTGTGCTGGGCGATGCGGGTCCAGATATTTTCTATGATATACAGCGCAATATATTGCGCACCCTGGAGGACAAATACTATCCACCGTTTGTGCTAAGCGATCAGTATCGCCAGCTGAAGGAGGCGCTCGACTCGAACGAATTTAACGATCCCACCTTGCTGATGTGCCCCACTATGCTGGGCGATTCGAACGACGACGAGCAGGCGATTGTCGCCGATGGCCTCAATGGGGGCGGCGGTGCACCGGCGGCCATCGATGTGGCCGCTCACACATCGTATGCGCGCAGGAAGCTGGAGCAAATACAGGAGCGCATCGATAAGAAGAACCAAGCGCTGGACGCGCTCAAATACTCGGTGAAACCGGAGTCGAAGGTGCTGCAAATACTCGAAAAGGAAATGGATTGGCTCAAGAGCGAGAAGCGTCAAACGGAGGCACATTTAAGACGTACCGATGCCTGGACCGAGCATCTGGGCAAATGGAAGGCCACCATACAAAGTGTTGAG GTGTCCGATGAGAAGGAATCGCTGCAGTTCATGATCCTGGTGCACGTGGACGAGGATATCAATGCCCCGCCAGCTACAAAGAATGGCGAGAGCAGCACGGGCCGTGCGCAGAGGCGTCGTCCCTCGGGCATATCCAGTGGCTGGGTGGTCATGCGTTCCCTGAACCAAGTGCAT GAGCTGCAACGTAAACTACGGCATGTGAGCTCCAATTTGAAGTCGCTCGATTTGCCCACAAACTTCAAGTTCTTCTTCTTGAAGACCGATCGGCATGCACAGGAGAAGGCCAAGGGTCaaatacaaaagtttttgaat TTTATACTGGAGGATGACCATTTGAATGGCAGCGAGGCCATCTATACATTTCTCAGCCCCAGCTCGGATCATTTAAAGCAGACTCTGCCGTCGCCCAAGAAATCCAAATTCTCGCTCTCCACGCTCTTCAAAAGCGACGCGGCCAAGGCGCACGACTCGAGCAAGGCCAGCGATCCCTTTTGGGGCCTGCAGCGCGATGATGACGACATGTCCAACTATTTGGATGGCGAGACGAGCACCGATCCCAAGCTGCTGGCCGATTTGGATAGCAAAGACTCCATTGCGGAGCCGCTGTATGCCCTAATGGGCGAAATCTTCGACATGGGCGGCGTCTTCAAGTGGCTGCGCAAGAGCATCATCTCGTTTGTGCAGATCACCTATGGCCGGACCATCAATAGACAGATCCGTGAATCTGTCACCTATCTGTTCGAGGAGTCCATGCTGCACAATTACTTCTCGGCCATATTGAAATCGTTTTGGCCCGGCGGCGTGCTAGCCTCGGCCTATCCCGTACGCTCCGATGACATGAAGGAGATGACCACCAATGCGGCCAAGGCTCTGCTCACGGATCACATACCCGAAGTGCTGTGCAATCTCGTTGGCGCCCAGGCCGCCAAGCGGGGTGTCCTCAAGGTCTTTGATGCTCTACAGAATCCCGCGTACAACAAGCAGCTGTTCTAT GAGCTGCTCGAGATCTTGATGATTGAGTTCTTTCCCGAAATCCGTCAACTGAGGGTCAACAACAGTGGTAGTGGCAAATTGAACACTGCCACCGCCGGTGTGGCAGCTGCCTCAGCTGCCGCTGCACTGGCCACCGTCGCTGCCCTGCCACTCAACTACAATAGTCACAATAGCAGCTCGAATCATGCCGGCCAGCATCAGAGCTCAGCAGCATCGTCAGCCGCCGGCAGCTCAACGCATCCCAAGGAGCATTACCAtcagccgccgccgcagcagtcGCCGTATCACCAAAGCTCCGGACAGCAAACGCATCTGCATCATGCGCATCATCATCCGACGACGCATCCGGCACATGGCGCTGCGGGCGCCAAGTAG
- the dpr14 gene encoding zwei Ig domain protein zig-8 has product MKSRLFWIFAIIYSSLHHIGSGSTSTTLKRPRAGDPFDTFPKNFWQEFSSPFTDTPEDEELEVTETTTHEPFPFFADPYTTINISTQLSSNVYLHCRVNDLQGKTVSWMRRKGEDLTLITFGQHTYSGDSRYSLEFEEPNDWKLLIQYANERDEGPYECQVSSHPPLVLLVYLTIIVPHVEILDERGSATPEKYYKAGSTIELQCVISKIPHPTSYITWRHGLRLLNYDTSRGGISVKTDMLPGRALSRLYIANANRHDTGNYTCMLGNEITETVVVHVLNGEEPAAMQHANGTRFISSPLTMVVFFLIFAIVKPFQR; this is encoded by the exons aTGAAATCTAGATTATTTTGGATATTTGCAATAATATACTCGTCGCTGCATCACATAGGTTCCGGATCCACCTCGACGACAT TAAAACGTCCCCGAGCTGGAGATCCGTTTGATACGTTCCCGAAAAACTTCTGGCAAGAGTTCTCATCGCCCTTCACAGACACGCCCGAAGATGAGGAGCTGGAGGTTACAGAGACGACAACACACGAACCGTTCCCATTCTTCGCCGATCCGTATACGACCATCAATATAAGCACCCAGCTGTCGTCGAACGTGTATTTGCACTGCCGGGTGAACGATCTGCAGGGGAAGACGGTCTCGTGGATGCGACGCAAGGGCGAGGACCTGACCCTGATCACGTTTGGCCAGCACACATATAGCGGCGATTCGCGATACTCGCTGGAATTCGAGGAGCCCAACGACTGGAAACTCTTGATACAATATGCCAACGAGCGCGACGAGGGACCCTACGAATGCCAGGTCTCCTCGCATCCGCCCTTGGTGCTCCTCGTATACCTAACTATAATTG TTCCTCATGTGGAAATTCTCGATGAGCGGGGATCGGCCACGCCGGAAAAATACTACAAGGCTGGCAGCACCATTGAGTTGCAGTGCGTCATCTCCAAGATACCGCATCCGACATCATATATCACCTGGCGTCATGGTCTCCGTTTGCTCAATTACGATACCAGTCGCGGTGGCATTAG CGTTAAGACAGACATGTTGCCTGGCAGGGCCTTGAGTCGTCTCTATATAGCCAATGCGAATCGCCATGACACCGGAAACTATACCTGTATGCTGGGCAATGAGATAACGGAAACGGTTGTGGTGCATGTGCTTAATG GTGAAGAGCCAGCTGCAATGCAACATGCGAATGGGACTCGATTTATATCCAGCCCCCTAACTAtggttgtgttttttttaatattcgcGATAGTCAAACCGTTTCAGCGATGA
- the spidey gene encoding very-long-chain 3-oxoacyl-CoA reductase isoform X2, giving the protein MEEHSRLLSILGGIAMSIVGFQICRKVLPWIYANVLGPRLCGSSVNLAEMGEWAVVTGSTDGIGKAYARELARKGLKLVLISRSLEKLKTVAKEIGDEFGVEVRVIDVDFTGGMEIYEKIRTETAGLDVGVLVNNVGISYSHPEYFLDCYNADPKFLRNIVAANIHSVTHMTALFMPAMVQKRKGVIINLSSTAGVIPNPLLSVYSATKAFVNKFSDDLQTEYKTHGIIIQSVQPGFVATNMSKIRKPSVFAPSPETGRVR; this is encoded by the exons ATGGAGGAGCACTCGCGTCTATTGAGCATTTTGGGTGGCATTGCCATGAGCATTGTCGGCTTTCAGATTTGCCGCAAGGTCTTGCCCTGGATCTATGCGAATGTGCTGGGACCCAGGCTGTGCGGCTCCTCGGTCAATCTGGCCGAGATGGGCGAATGGGCAG TTGTTACCGGCTCGACGGATGGCATTGGCAAGGCCTACGCCCGGGAG TTGGCACGCAAAGGCCTGAAACTGGTTTTGATTAGTCGCTCGTTGGAAAAGCTGAAGACCGTTGCCAAGGAAATTG GCGATGAGTTTGGCGTGGAGGTGCGCGTCATCGATGTGGACTTCACTGGCGGCATGGAAATCTATGAGAAGATACGCACAGAAACTGCCGGCCTGGATGTGGGTGTGCTGGTGAACAATGTGGGCATCAGCTACAGCCATCCGGAATACTTTCTGGACTGCTACAATGCGGATCCGAAGTTTCTGCGCAACATTGTCGCTGCCAATATACATTCCGTAACGCACATGACCGCCCTCTTTATGCCGGCCATGGTGCAAAAGCGCAAGGGCGTCATCATAAATCTATCATCAACGGCGGGCGTAATACCCAATCCCTTGCTGAGCGTCTACAGCGCCACAAAG GCATTCGTGAACAAGTTCAGCGATGATCTGCAGACGGAATATAAAACACATGGCATTATTATACAGAGTGTGCAGCCGGGCTTTGTTGCCACGAACATGTCCAAGATACGTAAGCCGAGCGTGTTTGCGCCCTCGCCCGAAAC AGGCCGTGTTCGGTGA